From the genome of Halichoerus grypus chromosome X, mHalGry1.hap1.1, whole genome shotgun sequence:
AGTCCTTCGCCAGCCTCTTCTCCGACTGACACCCCACCCTGAGAACCCTTAATTCCTCCTGGGCAACCCCCCTCTGGGCCCTGAATCCATTTCTCACTTCTGGAGTCTCCAAATCCCTTGAGAAGCCCTCTCCTGGTCCGCCAAGATCCCTCTTCTCACTCTGCAGAATGCCCAAGTCCCTGGGGAACCCCTCACTCCTGCTCCTAACACCAGTTCTCACTTTTGGAATCCCCAAGTCCTTTTAAAAGCCCACTCCCGGCCACCTCAAGACttacttttcagttttagaaCCTCCAAACTCCCGAAGACCTCAACTCCCGGCCCCCCCGGGAGTGCACTTTCCTTCCCAGAAGCTCCCAAACACCAGGCAACCCGTTCTGGCCCTGACACCAAGGCCCCTCCTGGAGCCCCGAAATTCTTGGAAAACCGTCCTCCTGGTCCCAGATCTCTCAAGTGCGCCGTGTGCCCCATCAGAATTTCCGAAATCCTTAAGAAACCCCTGCCTTGGAGCCCCTTTCCACGGATCTCCCATCTCTGGAGAGCCACCTCGTCAGATGCCACTATCCAGCCCCGCAGGGATTTCTCCTacccgcccccagccccagtcAACACATTGGGAGGCCCTCCCACTGCTAGGACCCTCCTGTTCCCCAGGGACCCATACTCCCACTTCCCTGCCTCTGACAGCTATCTTTAAATATGCAAACTCCACCCATCCTCCCAGAATCCTTTGCACATGGAGGGCCAGTGGTCCTCCGCTTCCCCACCTTTGCTGTGATGTCTGTGTCTGTGACTGCCGTGGCCTCCTCTCGTGCCGTGCTTGGCATACGTGGTCTGCGTTCCTCGTGCCGCCTGTGGTGAGCGTGCAGTGGCGCTGTTCGTGTGGTCCGCACTTCCCCCCAACCACTCCTTGCCTGGACTCACCCCCACCCTTCAGCGGCTCTGAACCCCACGAGAAGAGTCGGgaagcaaaataaacaagcaaaggcCCAGCAGAATTCTGTGCTTCTTGGTGAACAGGGGGGTCCTTGAATGGTGGGGAAGACACAGAGGGGACCCCCCAAATCCAAAGGGGGTGCTGGGAACCCCAAAATCCAGTGGAAGGCACATCAGGCACAAATTCCAGAGAGGTTCTGAGTGGGATCCCTGCCACAAATCCCAGCCATTGGAGATGGAGGAGCTCCCAAATTTAGAAGTATCCCCAAAGCCAAGAGGAAACCAAATCATGGAGGAAGCGGGGGTCTCGGTCTTTGGGGGGGTCCCCCAATTCCAGAGGAACTGGAAAAGCACATGGGGACCCGCTCATCTCCCAGGACGGGGACGGGGGATCCTGAGGCAGTTATCAAGGCAGAAACAGAACATTGATTGGTTGGTGGGCAGGGCTCCTTGGCGTGGCAGGCTGAGATTGGCTCCCtggtggctgggggcagggcctaAGGCACAAGGCGGGCTGCGCtgagcaggcaggcaggcagctcATCGGCCTGGGTGCGATGCAAGGAGGGTTCGGAGGCACTCCGCTCAATCTTGGGGAGTGACCGCTGCAGCAGCTCAATCGTGGCCAGgatctgggggcaggggcaggttaGGGGGGGTGTCCGGAGCCACATGGGCACCCCGACACCCACAAACCCCAGCCTACTGGGGaagcgcacacacgcacacacgccgTACACTTTTGAGCACTGAACTCGCCCAATTCCCAGTGACACCCCGGAGTCGTCCTCCTCCTGAGCACCGACCCCCCGGTGTACCCAGCCCTCCTACCAGGCCCACCTGGGGGAAGAGGGGACGTTCCTCCCGCTGGAACTTGAGGCAATCAGACAGCAGGCGCCGCATGGCCTTGGGGCAGTTGCTGGAGATTTTGCTGAGGTCCGGGGACAGATAGCCACGGCCCACCATAAAGATAATCTGGAGGGACAGGAATGGGGTGATCTGGGGGTCTGGGCTGGGAGGCTGAGGGAATTTTGGGTCTCAAGGGGCTTTGGAGGCTCCTTTTGGGGGAAACTAGGGTACTCTGGGTATTGGGGTCTGGAGGGCTGTGGGGATCTTGTGGATCCAAGGACACTGGGTCTCTGAGGACTTGGGACTGGGTCTCTGAGGACAGGGATTCTCTGCAGAACAGAGGGATTGAAGCTTGGGAGAAATCCAGAATTATAGGTATCCCTGGCCTCATAGGTTTCTACAAGCCTAGAAAGTACTGAGTCAGGGGAAACACGAAGTTCTGGGTCTGGAGGAGCTAAAGGAGTCTAAAACTCAGGGGCTTGTATTTCTGTAGGGGTCCGGTGCCTAGAGAACTATGGGTCCAGGTGGCCTGTAGGATTGTGACAGCTCAGTGCTTGGAGCCTAGAGGATCCCAGGTTTCTGATGGCCTGGAGGCCTTCAACGTGGAGAACTCGGAGAGCCTGGGGCCCAGAGTATCATGGGTTCCAGGGCCCCCAAAGCCTGCCAGATACCCAAGGCCTGAATGACTGTGGGTATCTGTGAGTATTCCAGAAGCACAGACAGCTTCTGTCACTGGGAGAAATGGGATTCTGGGCTTTGGGACTTGGGGGATTTTGAGTACCCAGGCCAGAGGACTGTAGGTATCTAGAGTTCCAGGGGGCTTCTGGGTTTGTTGGGGGCCATGGCAGGTTCTGGACTTCAAGGACCCAGAGGACTGTAGATATGTAGGGAAAGAGGGGATTCTAGGTAGGGAAGACCAGAGGATGCTGAGAGCTCTCAACCCAGAAGATTTTGGGTTTCTGGGGGAAGTGTGGCATTCTCGGtctttacaaaggaggaaatctGGGGTCTGTGCCTGGGAGATTATGGGTAAAGGGTGGGGCCCACCTGGTCACGGCTGCCAATGTGGCTGTACGGCAGCGAGCCGGTCATGAGCTCATAGAGCACAACCCCATAGGCGTAGACATCCGACTGGAAGCTGTAGGGGTTCGGGTCCTGCATACGGATCACCTCAGCCGCCTTCAATAGGGAAGACCAGGCAGGGGGGACCATGGAGGTCAGCAAATGGCCACCCATTGTCCCAGATCCCACTAGCCACACTGGGTACAACTCAGAGCACCCACGTGGGGTAAAGCATGAGCAGTCTAGACGCCCCCATCTGGCACAAGCATCCCCATCCCCACTCAGCTCCCCACATCCCGCCCCAGCCACCCATGCCCCTATCTGGATGGCCCCAGTCCAGCCTGGCCCAACTCACCATCCATAGCACGGAGCCTGAGGGCTGCTCCAAGGGCTGGGCCCCACTCCACCGTGTCTTCACCGTGGCCAGGCCAAAGTCACCGATCTTCACTGTGAGCCCCTCATGTAGGAAGATGTCCACCAGGGTCAAGGGCCACTATAGGAGCTCCCAAGAGCCACATCTCCCATCCTGACTGGGCGGTTCCCATTGATGCCCCCACCACCAGTCATGCCTCTGACCCTGACCAGAAGCCCCCCAGTATCACACAAACTAGCTACAATCTTGACTTGAGTGGGGAACTCCAATTAATGCCCCCTATGCTTGCCCCCCCGCACCGTGGCTCCTAACCAGGAAGCCCCTCGAGCGGCACCCAGACCTGCCATGCCCTCCACAGCTCTCATACCTTGGACCCTGACCAAAGTCCCCAACAACAGCACCCGAATCAGCCACAACCTTGAGTCCTGACCAAGAGACCCCCCCATTAGAGCCCCTATTAAGCCACGTGACACGTGTCCCTCCCCATGCATCTCCAGAGGGCCCCCCAACAAGAGCCACCCCCACtaagcccccacccccccaagcccGCAGACAGGGACAGGCAGATACTGTTAGACTTGAGATCTCGGTGGATGATGTTCTTGGCATGGAGGTAGCTGTAGGGGTGGAAGTAGAAGGCAAATTGGCCAGCGCGCGGGGTTACCTCATCTCCCCGCCCCAagccccccggccccctcccttCACCCCCAGGCCGGGAGGCTCACTCCATGCCCTGGGCGGTCTGCCGGGCCACGTCAATGAGCTGGACCATGTCGAAGCGCGTGTCGGCCACATGCAGGTGGTGGTAGAGGCTGGAACCCTCGCACCACTGCGTGATGATGGCGAAGCCCGGCCGCGTCATGAAGCCCATGAACAGCAGGATGTTGACGTGCCGTGTCTTCCTGTAAGCAGGGAGGGTGGTACCGGGGCGGGAAGGAAAGAGAGCGGCTGTAACCCCCTTTCGGAGCATCAGGGATGGTGCCGCTCACTGCTGCCTTCTGTCGTCATTTCCACCCTGTCTGTCAGGAGGCTCGGGGCCAGGCCGCGGCCAGACGCACTGCATTTGTGAGGTATGTTGGATGGGCTAGGATTCCGTCCCCGGGGGGcttgtgtccccagcttccccagCCGAGTCTCCCAACAAAAGCGGGAGGGAGAGACCACTGCCCCTACCCCTCTACCGACCAGTGGCTCTCCATCATCGACACCTGCCAACCTCTGACCCTGACCATGACCTGGGCCCGTGACCGTTTCACAGACAAGAACGTGGAATGCCAACCTTCTTCACTGATACAGCAGCCTAATACTGATACACGCCGGTAAAAATACCAGTGATGTGTGACTATATCCTGTTAATCACCACGAGAGGCTCAGAGGTAAAGAGCTTGGAGTTAGGACTCAGATTGGATCCTGTGTTCCAATCCAGGCTTCCCCGGGTACTCACTGTGCAACCTCAGGGATGACACTTAACCTCTCATTTTCCTCAACTGCAAAACTGTGATCATTATATGAGCTACCTTATAGGGATGTTGGCAAGAAGAGTTACCAAAGAATCGGCAAGGCACCTGGAACAGCACCTACCACAGGTAAGCACCCTGAAAACGTCACTATCCTTGCTACTGCTACTGGGTACCTGAGTCTACCTCACAGAAACTCCATCACGGATGAACAGACCCCCCTCTGGTTTAGAAGAAAACCTTCCCTCCTTATAGAAGCAGTAACCGCAGGTATTACGGTCACACAAATGCAAACAACATCGACAATGCTCTGCAATTCTGCTCACGCCAGAGTGGGTAACAGAGGACAGCAGCGCTCTTCACAGTGCTCCAATTATGGTTAAAACATTAATACGATGCAAACTAACAGCGTGCTCAAATCATTTcacagagaggaacagagaatAAAAGTTTTCTTACTGCGGTGTCCATAACGAGGATAAATGTTAAAATAGCACAAGAAATTATGATAACATCAACTCTGTAACGTAACTGTGCCCATTTTTTGTCAGAGGACAAGTCCACGTCAGCAACCCCAGGAGTGGTAGTAACTAGAGTGGCAGAAAAGGAACACCAGCGTTTCTCAGTGCAAATTAACTAATACAGTATTAACGACGTATTAAGTAGAGCAACTACAACCGTTAATTAAACCATGACTAAAGTAAGTTAAATAATACTGTTCTTGGAATCACGGCATTACTGTGATTAATAACAGGAATCCACCCCGATAAACCTAATACTAACGATGTAAtacaagcagaggggaaggagggacacGAGACTTCCTGGCACCGCGCTTAACAGCACGCTATTAACGTGAGGGCACGCAGTTAACGCCCAAGTCCTACGGCCATACCCACCCCGTGCCGGGCAAATGAGAAGACCCACGTTTTGGAGGCGGAGACATGAATTAACAGCAGTATCAACCCAAACCCAAACAATAATATCATCAGAGGGCCTCTAAACAGAGCCATCTCCCAGAGGGGAAAGGGACATCCCTGATTGAGAAACAGCTTACGCTGATGCTTGTAACAACACAAACACGGCTAATGTGCAGGAAGGGCCCCGAGCGCGGCCTTTCCCGGGGGGAGGCGCCAaagccgccccgcccccgccccccccccacacacactcgtGCCATCTCACCTGAGCACCTGCATCTCGTTCTTGAAGGCCTGGGCCTGCTCAGCTGTGGGTTGGGCCACCTTGAGCACCTTCACGGCCACATCGCCATGCCACCGCCCGCGAAACACGGTGCCAAATGAGCCCGTCCCGATCCTCTTCAGCAGCTGCACCTCACTGGGCGGCACCTCCCAGTAATAGCCCGAGTCCCGGTACCCCAGATTCTTCTGTGGGCCACATGGGCGGCATCTCAGGGGCCTGCCCACTTCCCTCATCACTCAGCCTGTGGCGTCCCCACCCAAGGCTCCCCCGGAGCTTACCACTTTCTTCTTGTCATCAGCCACGGACTTCCGCTCCCGCTGTTCTGACGGGGACTTGGAATGGGGAGACTTCCTCCCCGAGGACATGCTGGCCGGGCTGGGGCTCCCCCGGGGGGCTCCATCGCCACCACCTTTACTACCGGCAGCTGCAAGCGTGGAGGGGATGTGAGTGGGGGcccagggggtggggtgagggggcgcGGGGCacgggagtggggtgggggggcgggctcACCATCGGTGCTAAAACTCGGGGCAGTGAGCTGCAAGAAGAGGGACAGGAGTCAGAGAGGGGACACGGGGGCCAGGAGGAACGGCGCGCCCCTCTGCCCGGTGCCCTCTGGGAATGAGCCGCTCCACACCAACCTGGACAAGGCTGGAGTCCATGGGGGCTGTGGTGCTGACCATGTGGACGTTGGGAGTGGACGTGGAGCGGATGCGCTGGAGAGGGGCGCTGGCAGTGGCGGGGAAGGGAAAGTGCTCAGGCTCGCGGTGCTGGGTGCAGGAGCTAGAGCAGGGGAAAGGCTGTGAAATCACTGTCGAACGAACGAGAACGAGGAAAGCCTCCCCCCAGCCCGGTAAACGTTATGTGTAGCTCCGAGTCACCGTCTCCTGTGACTACCGCTCTTCATTTCCTCAAGAAACACTTACCGAGTGCCTGCCCTGTGGCAGAGACCATCCTAGGCAGTGGAAATAAAACTGAGGGCAAAACGAAAACAAGTTCCTGCCCTCGTGGGGCTGGTGTTCTAGTGAGGAGAGAGCGCCAAAAACCCCCAAGGAATATTTAATATGTCCGCTGGTGACAGGTGCAATAAAGAAAAGGTAAAGCAACACGAGGAGACAGAAAGTGTCACGGATTCTGTCTGGAAAGGCTTCCCTGAGGGGACATCTGAGTAAAGACCTAAAGGAGGAATAGCAAGCCACAGAagatagtggggggggggggggagaagagcAATAAATAATATCTTCTGTGTGTACTACTCAAATCTATTATTATATGATATACAACATATTATCTGTATTAAGATGCCAATGCTTCTGAATATGCCCTATTACAGTAACgttacacagttgacccttgaacgatgCAGGGATTAGGGGCACCACCGACCCCCTGCCCAGTTGAACGTCCATGTGTAACTTcggactccccaaaaacttagcTACTAAGagcctactgctgaccagaagccttaccgataacataagcAGTCgagtaacacatattttgtatgttcaatgtatcatatactgtattcttaccatagggtaagctagagaaaagaaaatgtttctaagaaaatcataagagaaaatacacttatagTACTGCATGTAAAAAATCCACGTGTGActggacccacgcagttcaagcccatgttgttcaaaggtcaactgtatgtTATACACAGATGTACATGTTAATACATAaagatatatgttatatatattttaatgtcacaaatgtatttttaaatgttcctttcACTATCCTGAAATGAAATGCCTAGAAATTAATCCACATGTAcccataattaaaaataacataatgcCCTAACTTTACTATTTTGttacataaaaatgtgttttatattacataaaaatagtGTACATAGAATACatgatatattaatataatgtaCCGTATTTGTAGACagataaaatgcatattttataaacTTATGCTACCTTAGAGCAATCATATACTTTAATATAGAACTACtactttgggacgcctgggtggctcagtcggttaagcgtctgccttcagctcaggtcatgatctcagggtgctgggatcgagccccacatcaggctcttcactcagcgggggagcctacttcttcctctgtccctcccccggctcatgttctctctctctctctctctctgacaaataaatacaatcttaaaaaaaaaaaaagaactgtttaaaaaaaagaaatactacagTATTATAATACTTGatgttaaagagaaataaaagggaatttatgataaaataatatgtatttcaaaatggaaagGTTTCAGCATGGTTATACTGCAAGAATTAACGAAACAGTTAGATACTTATACGTATGTATTTGTAATTAATAAGGACTTCTTATTTTGTACCAGATCTCGTTCTAAGCACTGGATATGCCTTAACACATTTAAATTCtcaccagaggggcgcctgggtggctcagttggttaagcagctgccttcggctcaggtcatgatcccagggtcctgggatcgagccccgcatcgggctccctgcttggcgggaggcctgcttctccctctccctctgcctgcctctctgcctacttgttctctctatctctctgtcaaataaataaataaaatctttaaaaaaaaaaaaaaaagaattttctaaaaaaaaaaaaaattctcaccagaaCCCTATGTGGTAAAAAGTATTATTATCCCCTCTTcgtagatgagaaaactaaggcccagagagattaggtgacttgcccaaggtcccacagctccACACCTACAGGTGCTTAATGTgtgcaaataaacaaatgaatgaagtatGGCTTGTGGTCTATGAAGGCCTCCATATCTTTTTCTCCTGACAACAGGCCTCCAGCTAAGGCATCCCTACCTGGGACCCTGAGGGGTTAACGGCTCGTTCAGGGGGCGGTGTGAGGGAGCTTCGTGATGTCTGGAGCCTCCGGACAAATCCTGGACACTGTGGtagaaccttgagggcattaagGGGATACGGCAAGAGGACAAGAGTCAGCTGTCTGTAAGAACCTTGTGGCTTCTGTcgtccccactcccccacccaccccaggccagGCTCACTGTCGGCAGTTGGTGCTCATGTCAACACAGACTGTGGGGACTTTGGAGGAACAATGCTGGTGGAACTTGTAGCCACAGGTTTGGCAGCGGAAGCCGTGGAACAGAAACTTAAGGCAGAAGTCGCAGAACGCCAGGCTGAAGAACGTCTTCCGTACCTGCtgccacagagcagggaaggTTGAGGCCTGGTCTAGGACCCTCCCGCCCCATGCCCACAGTCTGCCCCGACTTTCCACCCCACACTCACAAAATTGTGCATGGTCAGTGGGACGTCTTCAAGGACCTCTACGATGAGCTCCTCTCCATCCAGCGGGGCAATGGCCGTGTCCCAGGCGGTGACCGTCTTTCGCCTGTAGGAGGCATGGAAGGGAGTGAGTGAGAGGGGGGACAGGGCTCGTGGGAGGCAGGGAACCCCCAAAAGTCCCTCCATGCTCATCATCCATGGAGCAACATCTAACGTGTTTAATTTTCATCATGGCAACTCTAGGAACTAATTACTATccttgcccccattttacagatgaggaaactgaggctcagagggataAAGTGACTGGCCCAAGGCCACAAAAGACTGACAGTGGCTGGCCAGCGTgaagagcccatgctcttaaccacacAGTGAGGAGCAAACGAGACAGTGAATAAACCACGAAATCTCAGAAGCGCTCAGCAAGCCCCTGAAAAAGTGGCTAACGCGGCCGAGACGACAAATAAAAAGCCATGTCTGCGTCAAACAAAACAATTAAGGAAGGCCAGGACAGAGAATAAATGGAAGGCCTCCGTGGCCCAGCTCGGCAGACCAAGAATGAGGAGGCAGAGGATGCAGAGAGCTGGCAAACAGATGAAATCGTGAAAGAATACCACAGATGAACTCCGGCACGAGGCGCGGGAGCAGGGCGAGGACCTGAGGGCCAAGGAGAGACGAGCTGCTGGCCTCAAAggccaatgaatgaatgaagttatgAAACAAAAGCTGCACACACTCATGGAGTCACTGAGCTTAAGGGAAGACTAATGGAAACCGCACGACAGAGGGAAGGAATCGGATGCCTCCgaggaggggacaggaggctGGGTGCCCAGTGGAGGGGGACACACTTACCCCTCGATGAGCCGGTAGACCACACAGCAATCCTGATTGAGACCCCGTACCTTGAGGGCCTTGTCTAGAGAGTCGTAGACACTCATGCCATCCCGGACAGTCACCTGTGTGCAGACGGGCAGGTCAGTGCCCAACACGGGCCCCAGCCGACTTTCCTGGGCCTCTGTAGAAGCCTCACCGCCCCCCCCTCGCCTCCCCGAGTCCCCGTTCTGATCCAAGACTTACCACTGGGTccatccccgccccccgccagctGTGCCCGTCGGACTCACCACCGTGCGCTGCTTGTTGGGTAGGTACACTTTCACAGTGCCCACTGCCCGGGATGGCTCGGCCCCGTTGGCAGGGGGGCCCCGTGGTGGCTCCATGGAGCCTAGGACTTTGTCAAGACGGGCTGAGGCGGGGCTGAGCAGGTGCCATGGGGCTCCTAGAACACAGGAGGAATTCAGAGGTCCAGAAATGATAGTCTGGAAGCAAAGTggaagggacaaaaaaaaaaaaaaaattcaatctccAGGCTCcacatcacccccacccccgttgCCCAATCTACACACAACGGCCAAGGGATCTTGTAAACACCTCGAACTCATCCAGTGTCTCCTCTGCTCATCCTCCCCTGTTGTCTGTCTCACTCTTAAGGGCCAAGGTCTAGGATTcagagggtgggggcagaggagagggtaGTAACCACACAAGGAGAGGCAGCACACACTGTCCTGGAGGGCACAGGAGTATCAAGTCTCTGTGCTGGGGGCGTGGGGGTAACAAGGAAGTCAAACCACACTGCAATTAGGCGTGTCAGGTACATAAAGGGCAAGAACAGGCTGTCCTGGGTTTTTAATGGAGAAAGGGTGGTTACCAGATACTGTGGTGAGGGAGGAGTCACAGACAGGATGATGGGAAAGAAACGCAAGATCATCAGATACTGCCCTTAGTTGGGGGGAAATGGGAATTGCACCAGTGTTTTCAAGGGCCCTGCAGGAATCCCTAAGCCCTGGAATGTAACGGTGGCAGGCTCTCAAACACTGTGTTCGGTGGCTAAGGGCAGTCACCAGGCTGTGATGGGGACTTCATAGGGGCTCAGCACAAACTGTGCTGAAGGGACTGTAATGGGGAGAAGAGTGGATAATGGAGATCACCGGGCATTGTCATGGGGGAATGGAGGGTAATGGTGCATTACCAAGCACTGTCGAGGTGAGATAAACAGGTTTAAAGCGGGGGGTGAAGGGGTCCAAAATCCCCCCTAACTAATGAAGGGGTCACGGACGTATTACTGGTGACAATGGAAGGAGACTGGGGAGGAATAAAGAGGAGTAATGGGGGAATCCTCAAACAGTCTCCTAGTGGGTCGTGACTAGTGAACCACAGCTCCACGCACTCCCCATGGCCGGCACGGCAGGTTCACCAAGAGACCTCAAGGAGGTTTAGAGGGAGTCCGGACACCACACCACAACCCAGGCCCCATTCAACCCGGCCCCGCCTACCGAGGGCCTTCCAGCTCGGCGCAGGCGCACTGCCACACGCGACGGGCGAAACCATCCCCCGCAGCCTTGCACCCCTATTCCTgtctacccaccccacccccgctgtcGACGATGGTCTCGCCCCGGGTCAAACCACTCCTCCGGTTCCGGGCGGGGGGCGCCGGGGCCCAGGCGAAGCCATCCTGGGACTAAGCTTTCGGTCCCGGCTCCCTGCCCGTGCCCGGCGGTCGCTCCAGAAACCTAACCCCGCCCGGCCCGCC
Proteins encoded in this window:
- the ARAF gene encoding serine/threonine-protein kinase A-Raf isoform X2, which gives rise to MEPPRGPPANGAEPSRAVGTVKVYLPNKQRTVVTVRDGMSVYDSLDKALKVRGLNQDCCVVYRLIEGRKTVTAWDTAIAPLDGEELIVEVLEDVPLTMHNFVRKTFFSLAFCDFCLKFLFHGFRCQTCGYKFHQHCSSKVPTVCVDMSTNCRQFYHSVQDLSGGSRHHEAPSHRPLNEPLTPQGPSAPLQRIRSTSTPNVHMVSTTAPMDSSLVQLTAPSFSTDAAGSKGGGDGAPRGSPSPASMSSGRKSPHSKSPSEQRERKSVADDKKKVKNLGYRDSGYYWEVPPSEVQLLKRIGTGSFGTVFRGRWHGDVAVKVLKVAQPTAEQAQAFKNEMQVLRKTRHVNILLFMGFMTRPGFAIITQWCEGSSLYHHLHVADTRFDMVQLIDVARQTAQGMDYLHAKNIIHRDLKSNNIFLHEGLTVKIGDFGLATVKTRWSGAQPLEQPSGSVLWMAAEVIRMQDPNPYSFQSDVYAYGVVLYELMTGSLPYSHIGSRDQIIFMVGRGYLSPDLSKISSNCPKAMRRLLSDCLKFQREERPLFPQILATIELLQRSLPKIERSASEPSLHRTQADELPACLLSAARLVP
- the ARAF gene encoding serine/threonine-protein kinase A-Raf isoform X1 yields the protein MEPPRGPPANGAEPSRAVGTVKVYLPNKQRTVVTVRDGMSVYDSLDKALKVRGLNQDCCVVYRLIEGRKTVTAWDTAIAPLDGEELIVEVLEDVPLTMHNFVRKTFFSLAFCDFCLKFLFHGFRCQTCGYKFHQHCSSKVPTVCVDMSTNCRQFYHSVQDLSGGSRHHEAPSHRPLNEPLTPQGPSSCTQHREPEHFPFPATASAPLQRIRSTSTPNVHMVSTTAPMDSSLVQLTAPSFSTDAAGSKGGGDGAPRGSPSPASMSSGRKSPHSKSPSEQRERKSVADDKKKVKNLGYRDSGYYWEVPPSEVQLLKRIGTGSFGTVFRGRWHGDVAVKVLKVAQPTAEQAQAFKNEMQVLRKTRHVNILLFMGFMTRPGFAIITQWCEGSSLYHHLHVADTRFDMVQLIDVARQTAQGMDYLHAKNIIHRDLKSNNIFLHEGLTVKIGDFGLATVKTRWSGAQPLEQPSGSVLWMAAEVIRMQDPNPYSFQSDVYAYGVVLYELMTGSLPYSHIGSRDQIIFMVGRGYLSPDLSKISSNCPKAMRRLLSDCLKFQREERPLFPQILATIELLQRSLPKIERSASEPSLHRTQADELPACLLSAARLVP